One Algoriphagus sp. Y33 genomic window, GCAGCACCAAACCTGTTACCGTTCAATATGAATTGACAGATTACAGTAAAACATTAAATGATGTCCTGATTGCAAGGGAAAAATGGGGGCAACAACACCGGGATAAAATCATTCATGGTATTGAATAAACAATAATCCTAAAAATGATTGACTTTCAGCATTGTTCTGTAGTGGGGTTCCTCCCACGGTTAGGATTCTTTTGGCCACTTCATCCACTTTCAACAGAAAGTTTGTATACTGCTCTTCAAACTTTTGATGCAGTTCAAAAAACTTTTCTCCTTTGATGTTCCAGTGTAATCCTCTTGTATTTTGAGAGCTTATCATGTAATCAGCGAATAGGTAATTTAAGCCCTCAGCAAGTGATTTGCTT contains:
- a CDS encoding DNA starvation/stationary phase protection protein; this encodes MKFLEKTQIGLDGEQSKSLAEGLNYLFADYMISSQNTRGLHWNIKGEKFFELHQKFEEQYTNFLLKVDEVAKRILTVGGTPLQNNAESQSFLGLLFIQYHE